Genomic DNA from Desulfosporosinus sp. Sb-LF:
AATAAATCTGTGGCCTAACTTTTAATAACTCCGATGTCTCATAATTCCCTGATAGATATAATAAGCCCAAAAAGATAATACCAATCATCGCTAACATTATTAAATATGCGTTTATACTTATGACTGATATATCATTCAAGAATTTCATATACCCTACTAAGAGGCCACTAATGGTATAGACCATTATATCAGAGATAAAGAACTGGATACTTAGTCGGGCTACTCTTCCAGAGTGCAACAATTTATATAACCTCCACTGTTGTTAAAAAACTTAGCATAACTGAATTTCTAATAGATCTTATTATTCGACGCCTTTCACATATATCCTTCTCTTATATATGTGAATGTATGGTTATTTAAGTATATTTATGGGATTTTTGTATTAGTTTAGTCAGGAATCTAGTTTCATTCTAATCAAACGTAGACTATGCCATGTATCGGAAGAATCTTACTAAGGGCTAGGTGCTAAAAACGTCGTATCCATTAGATATAAATTTCTGATTTGGAATCGTGTATAGATGAGGGTTTCCATTGCTTAATAAATGTTTCGCCATTCATTAGTCCGGAACATTTACCCTTGGATCGGGCGTATTCGATTTATATAGATCATAAAAAGATACGACAGTATGTTTTACCAACCACTTTCCATCACCGGCAAACGTGACATCATTAGACGGAAATTGAGGACTGGCGAAGTATGGGTAATAATCTTGATAGAGTACACTTCCCAAAAAACTCTTCCCAGGGTAATTTTCGGCGATATCATTGTTTAACTGTGCAAAGTAAGCCATTATACTTCCTTTTTCGTTAGCATTTAGTATTTGAACCCAATTTCCATAATCCCTAGGATCCATGATTCCATGAATGCTTATATCACTTGAGCCAGATTGATAATCATTGACTTTCCAAATGAAGTGAACACTCTTTCCGGCTATGGTCATTACACTATAAGCAGTCTTTAGGTTTTTCAAATTGCTTGTTGAGTTAAGATAGTTCAAAGGATCAGTAAGTTCTTGATTTGTCACTATCACCTCTTTGGGTAGTGTTGAGCCTTCGCGCGGCAGCTGCCCCAGTGTTTGATTAATATCCTGCGTTAACATGGGCTTAGCCAGATTAATAGGTATCGACAAGTATAAATTCTGTCCATTAGTCACATCTACAGTGGTCGTTCCTATTACTTCAGCCTGTTCATTCACTAACACTCCGCCACTTGTCCCTGTAGAGATTAAGGCTGAAATTTGGATATAGGATGCTCCAGCGATTATTTCCGATTTGGTGCTAATTATTCCATCACTCATTGTGTCATCTTTGCCTGAGGGGTTTCCGATGGTATAAATTTTATCTCCTGTGCCAATCTTGTCTGAATCCCCGAGCGTAACTGGTTGTAAACCTGATGCATCTATTTTAAGCAAGGCCAAATCCTGCTTAGAATCATAAGCCAAGATCTTTGAGACATCATAGATCTTTCCATCGTTAGTTTTGACTTTTGCATTATACGCGCCTTTGATTATGTGATAATTCGTAGCAATTTTACCAGTGGAATCAATAATATACCCGCTCCCGCTCGCAATGGGTATGCCATTTGAATCGCTAACTTCAATGTTAACAATTGAAGGACTAAGCCTTTTGGCAATTTCGCTTGCAGTATAGGATAAGACCGGTGGGGTTATCTGTGAAGATGGATTTACATATTTTTGTACTAATGCCGAAGGCATAATAACTTCTCCACCAAGAATATCTATTTGCGTAATTTTACTACTCTTGGAGTTAAGATAATCTCCGGTCGTCTGATTATAGTCATAATCGATAAGCAAAATTGGCGCAGCGCAACTAGCAGCATAAGCACTTCCTGCTAGAGCATCTGCAAAGCCGTTTCCTGTCGCAAGAAAGATTTTACTCAAATCGAAGTTACTATTAAATCTATCTACCAGAGCAACATTTCGAACGTACTTATC
This window encodes:
- a CDS encoding cell wall-binding repeat-containing protein codes for the protein MKDHRFIWKYTSLLLIIFAVIFQMAFARNVIASTLTHRISGYNQYDTSSDIAKEGWPQSDYAILAYGENFPDAIAAAPLAKKYNAPILLTEAQILTPITRKTMQDLKVKSVYLVGGTAVVSLTVENQVKDLGINVTRLAGEDRYDTAIEIAKELGDVQELSVVSGDDYADALSISPIAAQKNAPIILVPSDHLTNSIKSYLNSSNISHTYLVGTAAQINESVSTQFANVERITGGDKYVRNVALVDRFNSNFDLSKIFLATGNGFADALAGSAYAASCAAPILLIDYDYNQTTGDYLNSKSSKITQIDILGGEVIMPSALVQKYVNPSSQITPPVLSYTASEIAKRLSPSIVNIEVSDSNGIPIASGSGYIIDSTGKIATNYHIIKGAYNAKVKTNDGKIYDVSKILAYDSKQDLALLKIDASGLQPVTLGDSDKIGTGDKIYTIGNPSGKDDTMSDGIISTKSEIIAGASYIQISALISTGTSGGVLVNEQAEVIGTTTVDVTNGQNLYLSIPINLAKPMLTQDINQTLGQLPREGSTLPKEVIVTNQELTDPLNYLNSTSNLKNLKTAYSVMTIAGKSVHFIWKVNDYQSGSSDISIHGIMDPRDYGNWVQILNANEKGSIMAYFAQLNNDIAENYPGKSFLGSVLYQDYYPYFASPQFPSNDVTFAGDGKWLVKHTVVSFYDLYKSNTPDPRVNVPD